In Theileria equi strain WA chromosome 3, complete sequence, the genomic window CCAACTGGTTTTATGGACATTGTATCTCTCGATCGTACCAATGAGTTTTTCCGCATGCTTTATGACACCAAGGGTCGCTTCTGTCCTCACAAGATCACCCCCGAGGAGGCTTCCTACAAGCTTTGCAGGGTAAAGAAGACCTTTTTGGGTCCCAAGGAGGTAAATATCGCCATCACTCATGATGGTAGGACTATTCGTTATGTACACCCAGAAATTAAGGCTGGTGACTCTGTTCGTGTTGATCTTGCCACTGGAAAGATCCTCGACTTTTTGAAGTTTGAGATTGGAAACTTGGTCATGGTTACCGGTGGTCACAACGTCGGAAGAGTTGGTACCATTGTGAACAAGGAGAAACACCCTGGAAGCTTTGATTTGATTCACATTAAGGACTCTCAGGACAGCACATTCTCTACCAGAAGTTCCAATGTGTTTGTTATCGGTCTTGGATCTCAACCCTATGTTTCACTTCCAAGCGACAACGGTATTCGCAAGTCAATTATCGAACAGCGCGCAATTAGATTGGCTAAAGCAGCTCGTGCCCATTAATTTCTAATATAAACGTTTACAATTCACTATGTTCAGGGGTTGCATCCTCTGGTTCTTTGGATTCGGTTTTGATTGGCATGCCATAGTCTTGGGGGAAACGTAAAACTTCTCCAAAGTCCGTAACGGATGTACCAGCAAGCCCAACGGCATGTTTAGTCCATGCTTCAAATGTTACGTCTCCCTCTCCTATTATTCTTCTGATATCTTCCGCGACTGGAAGGGCTATGTTGGCTTCCTCTTCCTTGTACACTTCGCGGAGCTCTTCAGGTGTCAATTTTCCATCGCCGTTTTTGTCAAACTGCTTGAAATCTGAGGTCATAACAGTTTCGTCATCATTGTCTCCTATATGTAGGTATGCAGTATTCAAGGTGTGTGTACCTGGTTTTGCGGCTTTGTATTCCTCAAAGGAGATTGTTCCGTCGCCATTAGTATCATGTGCCTAAGTGTGTTTATATGATTTTGTTTGCAACAAACCTTTATAACATCCTGAATCTCAATTTGAAGTAGGATTTCATCACGTCCGGGATTGATGATAAGTCCTAGTTCTTTCAAGTTCAGGAGCCCATCACCGTCTTTGTCTGCGGCTATAAACCTTTTAGCGAGTGCTTCACGATGTTGTTCAgcatcttcttcaccaACTTCATCCTGAAATGACGTCAAAAgttcatccatactgcaTAGTCCATCCTTGTTGATGTCAACGCTGTCCATTTCGGTGAGTAGTTGGCGGTTCGCGACATTTTCGAGTAGATGTTTGCTATACTCTTTTACTTCATCGGAATCTATTTTcttatctccatttttgtcaATGAAACCAAAGAGATCCGCCATTCTGGCTTCGACATCGTGAGCCGTGAGGCCGAGCGTGCCAGACTCTTCATAGATTGCGGAGGCTCCAATCAAAAGCAAAGGAAATACGAGTGAACTTAAACCTCCGTTCATTTTTGCGGTTGATTTATTAATGTCAGAAAAACCCACCCAGGAATGCCACACACACACCAGTGATGCATACACAACACACATGAAACAGATTATTTAAATCGAGAATACTCTACACATATTCTCTAATATTAAAGTTAAACTCATTGAGAAAGTCTTCATATCCATTACTGACAGTACCTGAGAACCAGAACAAAAAGGCCGAGAAAAGGCTCATTCCATTTGTTGGAAGGTAACACGGAATTGAACCTACAAACTTCTCCCTTGTGTTACAATATCCCACAGATAGTTTGTAAGAAATGACATTCAGTATGAGGAAGATAAACTGGTTTGTAGACACAACCTTTAATCCGTTGTTAAGCATCTTCCCATTATGTTTCACGTTTGCAGCAACGCCGAGATAACCAAGAGCTTCCAAAATTTGGGAGCAGGAGAATAATAAGGCAACTAAGGTGGAAGCAGCAGGAATGGAGTCCATGCAATACTTAGATAGTCGAGCGTCTGTACCGTGAAGCGCCGAAAGTATACACACCAAAATACCAACCATAGGAATTGCGAGTACccaaaaaatattccagTGCCAGGTCCAACGCCGTCCAATAGATGGAACAtataattttaaacaatGCACGAGACATGCGCCTAATACCGATATGGGAGTGATGAGCATATTTGTGAAATGACAAAGATCACGATCGAGCAGGGAATATGGCAATATACTTGGGTATAAAAAACATCTTATAACCTGAGGGACAAAGCACATTAGCAAGGGTGAGAGTGCGTTCCCAAGATGTTGATAAATTGACGGTTCTGCCAAGTGAGTCAGCGACAATttcttgttcctcttcACGGCATTTGTGCATTTCCACTTTTTTTCTGGTACAACACTCTCTTTACTCGATATATCACCATTTTCTGCATTAATTAGCCCTTTGTAACAAGAATATGTCCATAAACACAGCGCAACTGTGCTAGTAAATAGTATCATAAAAAGGTGTATCTTAACCATAAGAAGTGGTCTAGAAGGAATAGTAATGTCAAGAATGACCTGTAACAACCAAACGAAAAGCCTCGAGAGTCTGAAAGTTAAGCCTACCGTAGTAACATGATAAACGGTGAGCGAGAAAAATGTCATTTGAAATAAACCCATTGAAAATGCGGACAAAACCATAAACCCATAGAACCAAAGTCCCATATTATCGGACCTAAACATGATTAAAAATAGCATTAGTCTGGATAACCAGACGAAGAAATATGTTACAAGCGCCAGAGAGTTGTTGTTTTCAGATATAATCCATTTTAACACGTATACTATAGATGAGCATCCTAAGGATACGAGAGACATTGTAGAGTGTAGCTTGGAAAAGTAGATTCCTGTATTCCTTTTCGGTATGTTTAGAGCTACAGCTATGTGTTTGCTGATTACAGCTGCAACAATGTTAGGCATATACAGTGTTAATGCGACTATCGCAGCTGTAAATTCGCCAAAGATGAATCCCTCCCGGCTAACATTCCCGTTAGGGGAAGCCATTTTAACTACATTAGTAGGCAGATACCGAGCATTTCTCGTGTGTTATACTCTGCTTagtttttaaatatattgtATTGACATGTTTTATCAAATAAAGTCCTGGTATGTTCCATGGAATTGTGCTCGAGTGGGAAGAGGAATCCGCGTCTAGCTCTTGGTCATTCTGGGGAGATTTATCCCTTCTCTGGTTCTTCCTCCCCTTTAAAGTTCCAACAAGTATAACTAAAAATTAAACAAtttgtccttttcattGTTATGTAAGCATAAGTCCGTACGGGGCGTTCATATCCTTCCTCATAAAAATGGCAAATTTATGACCGGATTCCACTTTTATCCGCGATAAAATTATGAAACATCATAaactttgtatttttaagtCATGTGTGCATCGTTTTGAGCTGAATTCTAGATATCAGTTTCCTATTTTTCCATACGTTCCTTTTATGGTTGCTTCTTGGTCTTTCTTATTTACTTCCCTGGATATTTTATAGGTACTTGTTGTAGCATGAGATTTTTACCATATTTACCACATATTCTTCCCCGGGAACCGATATCTACAAGATTCAATAGTATTATGTCATTCCATTTTCGATGCGCCCCTTAAGTTCACTCTCTGGattattttatattctccaTTGCTTTGGCGTTTCATCATCTAGAAGAGTAGAAGCATTATCTACAAGGCACCTTAGTACAAAAGATTCTGGCCGTTTTTCGTACATAAAATGCACACAATCATCATATTATAGTGACATTTATGATAAAAGACCCATAAGAAGTGAAAAACAACGACTCAACTCATTGGAAGACTATGCAATGGACAGGAAGAGATCTTTGGGTCCAAAAGCTGCTGGGCGTTGGGGAAAAAGATTAGATAAAGAAAGCAAACACAACTTTGGAAACATCGCAGAAAATCAAGAAATTGGTGGTTGCAACCCTGATTACAAGTTTGTAGAGTCCTTCTTTGATGAAAACGAAGATGGATATCAGTGGCCTCCTACACAAGTCACAAAAAGGAAGGGAAATTTGTATTATAACTTGAGAGACAAAAATAATGGTCCATACACATCATATAAAAGCTTGGTTGGTGAGTGGAGTATCGAGAATGATACCATAACTGTCATCTTCGATAGGATACAATCAGATCCGTTTGCACCTCCCTCGAATGTAAGAATAAGAGTATCTCAGGATATAGCAAGATTCCCACTTGATGTATTAACACCAAAGATCAGAAATATAGCAATATGTGATTTAGTTGCAAGGAAATTATCAGAAGAACTGAAGG contains:
- a CDS encoding 40S ribosomal protein S4, putative (encoded by transcript BEWA_006600A), whose product is MGRGPKKHMKRINAPSHWMLDKLTGKYAPKASPGPHKLRECLPLLVLLRNRLKYALTYDEVKLIVMQRLVKVDGKVRTDITYPTGFMDIVSLDRTNEFFRMLYDTKGRFCPHKITPEEASYKLCRVKKTFLGPKEVNIAITHDGRTIRYVHPEIKAGDSVRVDLATGKILDFLKFEIGNLVMVTGGHNVGRVGTIVNKEKHPGSFDLIHIKDSQDSTFSTRSSNVFVIGLGSQPYVSLPSDNGIRKSIIEQRAIRLAKAARAH
- a CDS encoding membrane-associated calcium-binding protein, putative (encoded by transcript BEWA_006610A) produces the protein MNGGLSSLVFPLLLIGASAIYEESGTLGLTAHDVEARMADLFGFIDKNGDKKIDSDEVKEYSKHLLENVANRQLLTEMDSVDINKDGLCSMDELLTSFQDEVGEEDAEQHREALAKRFIAADKDGDGLLNLKELGLIINPGRDEILLQIEIQDVIKAHDTNGDGTISFEEYKAAKPGDNDDETVMTSDFKQFDKNGDGKLTPEELREVYKEEEANIALPVAEDIRRIIGEGDVTFEAWTKHAVGLAGTSVTDFGEVLRFPQDYGMPIKTESKEPEDATPEHSEL
- a CDS encoding hypothetical protein (encoded by transcript BEWA_006620A), with the translated sequence MASPNGNVSREGFIFGEFTAAIVALTLYMPNIVAAVISKHIAVALNIPKRNTGIYFSKLHSTMSLVSLGCSSIVYVLKWIISENNNSLALVTYFFVWLSRLMLFLIMFRSDNMGLWFYGFMVLSAFSMGLFQMTFFSLTVYHVTTVGLTFRLSRLFVWLLQVILDITIPSRPLLMVKIHLFMILFTSTVALCLWTYSCYKGLINAENGDISSKESVVPEKKWKCTNAVKRNKKLSLTHLAEPSIYQHLGNALSPLLMCFVPQVIRCFLYPSILPYSLLDRDLCHFTNMLITPISVLGACLVHCLKLYVPSIGRRWTWHWNIFWVLAIPMVGILVCILSALHGTDARLSKYCMDSIPAASTLVALLFSCSQILEALGYLGVAANVKHNGKMLNNGLKVVSTNQFIFLILNVISYKLSVGYCNTREKFVGSIPCYLPTNGMSLFSAFLFWFSGTVSNGYEDFLNEFNFNIREYV